A genome region from Anopheles stephensi strain Indian chromosome 2, UCI_ANSTEP_V1.0, whole genome shotgun sequence includes the following:
- the LOC118508017 gene encoding uncharacterized protein LOC118508017, which produces MDKKKKAALLKKRVADEHIKALEKFQCSFSENVANEVLDALECLERYKEEYFAAITQLMELDDSNEAIEVCIQERIAMDDRCRHVCAFLRDQQPKESNLLGESTLLPSSSTFAFSKPNASNLRLPKIDLPIFDGDYSKWLSFRDRFIAMIDASTELPSISKLQYLLSSLRGEAAIPHEHTTLTADNYSITWASLLNRYDNSRMLIREYYRTLHHFPAVQTECVDELAHLVDEFGRHVNGLVKLHEPIEHWDTPLSNMLLMKLDPSTILAWEKHSVNHDKDKYKEVIEYLYERIRILKSSQRFSGEAPPAVIKVAGNQRHSATHRRSITNNAPMEHTPTSFSSFHQPKCPLACADNHSLRNCPVFLSYDTQQRRNLVKSKGLCWNCLSGSYLPKVCRSDYSCRSCHERHHTLLHQTAQPKVTLAVHAEDEAVFLETAVVLIADDYENHHEARALLDSGSMSNFMSERLARKLITTRTKVNVSVSGIGKTVQHVRGSITAIVRSKAHHFST; this is translated from the coding sequence ATggataaaaagaagaaggcagcCTTGTTGAAGAAGCGCGTTGCGGATGAGCATATTAAGGCGCTGGAGAAATTTCAATGTTCTTTCTCCGAAAATGTGGCAAATGAGGTGCTGGATGCACTAGAATGCTTGGAACGGTATAAGGAGGAATATTTCGCCGCGATTACGCAGTTAATGGAGTTGGACGATAGCAACGAGGCTATCGAAGTATGCATACAGGAGAGGATCGCGATGGACGATCGATGCCGTCATGTGTGCGCGTTTTTACGAGACCAGCAGCCAAAGGAGTCGAACCTTCTCGGGGAATCGACGCTATTACCAAGTTCATCGACCTTCGCGTTTAGCAAACCAAATGCGTCGAACCTTCGGCTCCCGAAAATCGATCTACCTATCTTCGATGGAGATTATTCTAAATGGCTGTCCTTTCGCGACCGATTCATAGCCATGATCGACGCATCGACCGAGCTTCCTTCCATTTCGAAGCTTCAATATCTTTTATCTTCTTTACGTGGTGAAGCTGCTATACCACACGAACACACAACGTTGACGGCAGACAATTATTCAATTACATGGGCATCACTTTTGAATCGATACGATAATTCCCGAATGCTGATACGAGAGTATTACCGCACTTTGCACCACTTCCCGGCTGTGCAAACGGAATGCGTCGATGAATTGGCACATCTAGTCGATGAATTTGGGCGACACGTTAATGGTTTAGTGAAACTGCACGAGCCTATCGAACATTGGGATACACCGCTATCGAATATGTTACTCATGAAGCTGGATCCGTCAACAATACTGGCCTGGGAGAAGCATTCTGTGAACCACGATAAGGATAAGTACAAGGAAGTTATCGAATATTTATACGAGCGGATACGCATCTTGAAGTCTTCCCAAAGGTTTTCTGGTGAAGCACCCCCAGCTGTGAtcaaggtggccggcaaccAACGTCACTCTGCAACACATCGGAGATCGATAACTAACAACGCTCCCATGGAACATACGCCAACCAGTTTTTCATCCTTTCACCAACCGAAATGCCCACTAGCGTGTGCCGACAATCATTCACTACGCAACTGTCCAGTATTTCTCAGCTACGATACACAGCAACGACGGAACCTAGTCAAATCAAAGGGGCTATGCTGGAACTGCCTTAGTGGATCCTATTTGCCAAAGGTTTGCAGATCGGATTATTCTTGCCGTTCGTGCCACGAACGCCATCATACGCTGCTACATCAAACAGCACAACCGAAAGTTACTCTGGCCGTTCATGCAGAGGATGAAGCGGTATTCCTCGAAACAGCTGTAGTGCTTATTGCTGACGATTATGAGAATCATCATGAGGCGAGAGCGCTTCTTGATTCGGGCTCGATGTCCAACTTTATGTCGGAGAGACTGGCTCGGAAACTCATAACCACCCGCACCAAGGTGAATGTTTCAGTTTCTGGCATCGGGAAAACAGTGCAGCATGTAAGGGGATCGATCACGGCAATCGTTCGATCCAAGGCACATCACTTCAGCACCTAA
- the LOC118502516 gene encoding uncharacterized protein LOC118502516, translated as MSHTVKELKASGKFAKLSAAKKRMLEEDWQREHQAGTSSADLLVNAVPPSAEVAVVDNAPVLEVSEETEETSYILEDDDDIPEDHNTFDGNVATDERKKMTFPEGLRRWALASKISLAHVNDLLLLVRDTTDYYVPKDARTFLNTPTRVGSQIATVAGGQLWYQGIETALQNYFSNTKPTIDRLEINLSMDGIPVYNNGPTQLWPILMQLHNISGTPVLVIGVFCGSSKPNNCEDYLRPLVTELNQLLESGFKIGGKQYHVNLRLIVADSPARAFIKGAAYFNAIHGCMKCKCVGVHVKDARKVIFENSEAEKRTDAEFRSGLYAAHYKRPSPLIEIKNFNIVENVIVGDRLHLIDLGVTKKLLKGWSHGGLEPFTKWSSKECDRINKLFKLIEFPSEITDRTLRPLHYLHYWKGTEYRTFLHYASLAILSDFLNEGAFHHFKLYFCAVTFLSSNYYSQYWEYAGSLLKTFVNQFGTIYSRNHLTSNIHNLIHVSEEVDRFGPLHTFSTYPFENHLQIIKGLIRSGSKTLQQVICRLGERKECNVAAEETLESYPKLKIKNSEVICYVRNGFVLKTGNKDSWFLTKSNHIMQYSSATTEASNIIKIEGHVLPNHIPAFSYPCCANLINTFRATMDNLVASTVTINLTEIKCKLVAARTSKQTEFIFTPLLHTLGWEEL; from the exons ATGTCTCACACTGTGAAAGAGTTGAAAGCAAGTGGAAAGTTTGCAAAACTAAGTGCGGCTAAAAAGCGTATGCTGGAGGAAGATTGGCAGCGCGAACATCAAGCAGGAACGAGTAGCGCAGATTTGTTGGTGAATG CCGTCCCTCCGTCTGCTGAGGTTGCGGTGGTTGACAACGCGCCAGTACTTGAAGTATCCGAGGAAACGGAAGAGACTTCGTACATCCTTGAAGACGATGACGACATTCCCGAGGACCATAATACTTTTGATGGTAATGTAGCGACTGATGAACGTAAAAAAATGACGTTCCCAGAAGGTCTACGCCGTTGGGCCCTTGCGTCAAAAATTTCACTGGCGCATGTGAATGATCTGTTGTTGCTAGTTCGCGACACAACCGATTATTATGTGCCCAAAGATGCCAGGACATTTTTAAATACGCCAACACGTGTTGGAAGCCAGATAGCGACTGTGGCAGGCGGTCAGCTTTGGTATCAGGGGATTGAAACCGCCCTGCAAAACTATTTTAG TAACACAAAGCCCACCATCGATCGTTTGGAAATCAATCTCTCGATGGATGGAATTCCTGTATACAATAACGGTCCAACCCAGCTTTGGCCCATTTTGATGCAATTACACAACATCTCTGGGACACCTGTTCTGGTGATAGGTGTTTTTTGTGGATCCAGTAAGCCGAATAACTGTGAAGATTATTTACGACCGTTGGTGACCGAATTGAACCAACTTTTGGAGTCTGGTTTCAAAATAGGAGGAAAGCAATACCATGTAAACTTGCGTCTAATTGTAGCAGACTCACCAGCAAGAGCCTTCATAAAAG GTGCAGCCTACTTCAACGCAATTCACGGTTGCATGAAATGCAAGTGTGTAGGAGTGCACGTGAAAGATGCTCGGAAGGTTATTTTCGAGAATTCCGAAGCAGAAAAACGCACCGATGCAGAGTTCAGGAGCGGGTTGTATGCTGCGCATTATAAGCGACCATCCCCGCTTATTGAGATTAAGAATTTCAACATAGTTGAAAACGTTATAGTTGGAGATAGGCTGCATTTAATAGATCTTGGAGTGACGAAGAAACTATTGAAAGGCTGGTCGCATGGTGGGTTGGAACCATTTACTAAGTGGTCGTCTAAAGAATGTGATAGGATTAACAAACTATTTAAGTTAATTGAATTTCCCTCGGAAATAACTGATCGTACTCTACGTCCTTTACATTACCTGCATTATTGGAAAGGTACTGAATATCGTACCTTCCTCCATTATGCAAGCCTGGCCATACTGTCGGACTTTTTAAATGAAGGTGCGTTCCATCATTTCAAACTTTATTTTTGTGCTGTTACATTTTTGTCATCGAACTATTATAGCCAATATTGGGAATACGCAGGCTCTTTACTAAAGACATTCGTCAATCAGTTCGGTACAATTTATAGCCGAAATCACTTGACCAGCAACATTCACAATTTAATACACGTAAGTGAAGAGGTAGATAGGTTTGGTCCACTCCACACGTTTTCAACCTATCCATTTGAAAACCATTTACAAATCATAAAAGGCTTGATAAGAAGTGGTTCCAAAACACTGCAACAAGTAATTTGCAGATTAGGAGAGCGCAAAGAGTGCAATGTTGCGGCCGAGGAAACCTTAGAATCGTAtccaaaattaaaaataaaaaacagtgAGGTAATTTGCTATGTTAGGAATGGATTTGTACTGAAAACAGGAAACAAAGACAGCTGGTTTCTTACAAAAAGTAATCATATTATGCAATACAGCTCTGCTACTACAGAGGCGAgtaatattattaaaattgaggGCCATGTTTTGCCAAACCATATCCCGGCATTTAGCTATCCTTGCTGTGCAAATTTAATAAACACATTCAGAGCAACGATGGACAACCTTGTAGCATCCACCGTAACCATTAATTTAACTGAAATTAAATGTAAGCTAGTAGCAGCAAggacaagcaaacaaactgaatTCATATTTACGCCACTACTACATACTTTGGGATGGGAGGAGTTATGA
- the LOC118508018 gene encoding uncharacterized protein LOC118508018, with the protein MSEPPKKGRLFALQQLPSAVLCSTGAIVRVFGPRTSSRPTPEPSLAPDAGSMDIVTRPAGSVEQKRISQPSTSATPVPAFVPAAGSMRVIPRPAGSSATSESFTALTAGSVDIATRPAGSMEQKLGSQPSTKAIRGMILVPASSVRVVPLATMSLKRSHRSQLSTSATPVPSVIPAAGSVDGIPRPLG; encoded by the exons ATGTCGGAACCACCAAAGAAAGGGCGCCTTTTTGCACTGCAACAACTGCCTTCGGCTGTATTATGCTCCACAGGAGCGATCGTCCGTGTTTTTGGACCGCGAACGTCATCaagaccgacgccggaacCGTCTCTTGCCCCCGATGCTGGTTCCATGGATATCGTTAC GCGACCGGCAGGATCGGTGGAACAAAAGCGAATATCGCAGCCGTCCACTAGTGCGACGCCGGTACCGGCATTTGTTCCCGCTGCTGGTTCCATGCGTGTCATTCCGCGGCCGGCAGGATCGTCTGCGACGTCGGAATCTTTtactgctctcactgctggttccgtggatatcgctacgcgtCCGGCAGGATCGATGGAACAAAAGCTAGGATCGCAGCCCTCAACGAAAGCGATACGTGGGATGATTCTTGTGCCTGCTAGTTCCGTGCGTGTTGTTCCACTAGCGACAATGTCGTTAAAGCGTTCGCACAGATCGCAGCTGTCCACAAGTGCGACGCCGGTACCATCGGTCATTCCCGCTGCTGGATCCGTGGATGGCATTCCGCGACCGTTAGGATAG
- the LOC118503205 gene encoding uncharacterized protein LOC118503205 — MASVTGRYPQMPRTARSISNEKSPATQLCLTISINVLPLHTNSSMQFWPILFSIHELPQAPVMTAGIFCGTTKPESAEEYLRPMVIEINDLMQRGIIVHGCHVAIRLRAIVADTPARAFIKGVKGHTGYDSCLKCTVVGKYSQAGRTMTFPDTNAP; from the exons ATGGCATCCGTTACTGGGCGTTATCCACAAATGCCTCGTACCGCTCGATCAATAAG TAATGAGAAATCACCTGCCACCCAGCTATGCCTAACCATATCGATCAATGTTCTGCCTTTACATACAAATAGCAGCATGCAGTTCTGGCCAATCTTGTTTTCTATTCATGAGCTGCCCCAAGCACCGGTTATGACTGCTGGCATCTTCTGTGGAACGACCAAACCCGAATCTGCAGAAGAATATCTTCGTCCGATGGTGATCGAAATTAATGATTTGATGCAGCGTGGCATAATCGTTCATGGATGCCATGTCGCCATAAGACTGCGCGCAATCGTGGCAGACACTCCTGCGAGGGCATTCATCAAAG GAGTCAAGGGACACACCGGATACGACAGCTGCTTGAAATGTACCGTCGTCGGCAAATACAGTCAGGCAGGACGTACAATGACATTTCCTGATACAAACGCTCCGTAA